One Obesumbacterium proteus DNA window includes the following coding sequences:
- the pepP gene encoding Xaa-Pro aminopeptidase, which produces MTQQEFQRRRQAVLAQMAPGSAALFFAAPECTRSADSEYPYRQNSDFWYLTGFNEPEALLILIKSDETHNHSVLFNRVRDLTAEIWFGRRLGQEAAPAKLGVDRALPYGDIEEQLHLLLNGLDVVYHAQGQYDFADQITFAALEKLRRGMRQNFRAPATLIDWRPWVHEMRLFKSQEEIAAMRRAGEITALGHIRAMEKCRPGMFEYQLEGEILHEFTRHGARYPSYNTIVGGGENGCILHYTENESELKDGELVLIDAGCEYKGYAGDITRTFPVNGKFTQPQREIYDLVLASMDKAFEIFGPGRSIREANDAAVRVMVEGLVKLGVMKGDVDQLIADQAHRQFFMHGLSHWLGLDVHDVGDYGSSARERVLEPGMVLTCEPGLYIAPDADVPAEYRGIGIRIEDDILITENGFEVLTKDVVKHADDIEALMAQAKAAS; this is translated from the coding sequence ATGACCCAGCAAGAATTTCAACGTCGCCGTCAGGCTGTTTTGGCACAGATGGCACCCGGTAGTGCCGCGCTCTTTTTTGCTGCGCCAGAATGCACCCGCAGCGCCGACAGTGAATACCCTTATCGCCAGAACAGCGACTTCTGGTATCTGACCGGCTTTAACGAGCCTGAAGCCTTGCTGATCCTGATTAAGAGCGATGAAACTCACAACCACAGCGTGCTGTTTAATCGCGTGCGTGACTTAACCGCTGAGATTTGGTTTGGGCGTCGTTTAGGGCAAGAAGCCGCACCGGCTAAACTCGGTGTCGATCGCGCACTGCCTTATGGCGATATTGAAGAGCAGCTGCACCTGTTGTTGAACGGCCTAGACGTGGTTTATCACGCTCAGGGGCAATATGATTTTGCAGACCAAATTACGTTTGCTGCGCTAGAAAAACTACGTCGCGGCATGCGCCAGAATTTCCGCGCACCGGCTACGCTTATCGATTGGCGTCCTTGGGTGCATGAAATGCGCCTGTTTAAATCACAGGAAGAAATTGCCGCGATGCGCCGCGCAGGTGAAATCACCGCGTTGGGGCATATTCGTGCCATGGAGAAATGCCGTCCCGGTATGTTTGAGTACCAGCTTGAAGGTGAAATTCTGCATGAGTTCACCCGCCATGGGGCGCGCTATCCTTCCTACAACACTATCGTGGGCGGTGGCGAAAACGGCTGCATCTTGCATTACACCGAAAACGAAAGCGAGCTCAAAGACGGCGAGTTGGTGTTAATTGATGCGGGCTGTGAATATAAAGGCTATGCAGGTGATATCACACGAACCTTCCCGGTTAATGGCAAATTTACCCAACCTCAGCGTGAGATCTACGATCTGGTGCTGGCCTCAATGGATAAAGCGTTTGAAATCTTTGGCCCAGGCCGCAGTATCCGTGAAGCTAACGACGCAGCGGTGCGCGTGATGGTTGAAGGATTAGTCAAATTAGGCGTGATGAAGGGCGACGTAGATCAGCTGATTGCCGATCAGGCACATCGCCAGTTCTTCATGCATGGTTTGAGCCACTGGTTAGGTTTGGATGTGCATGACGTCGGTGATTACGGCTCTTCCGCTCGCGAGCGCGTGTTAGAACCGGGCATGGTTCTGACCTGCGAGCCAGGACTATACATTGCGCCAGATGCCGATGTTCCGGCGGAGTATCGCGGCATTGGCATCCGTATCGAAGACGATATTCTCATTACCGAAAATGGCTTTGAGGTGCTGACCAAAGATGTGGTTAAGCATGCTGACGATATTGAAGCGCTGATGGCACAGGCAAAGGCCGCTAGCTGA
- a CDS encoding YecA family protein, producing MSIEITVPEYSVFTQALQQQGVGLTPAEMHGLISGILCGGNQNDNWRTMIHDLTNEGEAFSQTLAQPLQATYQHTRDALEDDGFGFQLLLPDSDDVTVFDRADALSGWVNHFLLGLGMMQKNLGQIKGEVGEVIDDLRSIAQLGYEEDEDQEELEQSLEEVAEYVRMAAMLCHSEFSQEKPNAAEMQKPTLH from the coding sequence ATGTCAATTGAGATTACTGTACCCGAATATTCTGTTTTTACTCAGGCTTTGCAGCAGCAAGGCGTTGGATTAACTCCCGCTGAAATGCATGGCTTGATCAGCGGGATACTGTGTGGCGGCAATCAGAACGATAATTGGCGCACGATGATCCACGATCTAACCAACGAGGGCGAAGCATTTTCGCAAACGCTCGCACAGCCACTTCAGGCAACCTATCAGCACACCCGTGATGCGTTAGAAGATGATGGTTTCGGCTTCCAACTGCTTTTACCGGATAGCGATGATGTCACCGTATTTGATCGTGCCGATGCGCTTTCCGGCTGGGTGAACCATTTCCTGCTAGGTTTGGGAATGATGCAAAAAAATCTTGGCCAGATCAAAGGCGAAGTCGGCGAGGTTATCGACGATCTGCGTAGCATTGCTCAGTTAGGCTACGAAGAAGACGAAGATCAGGAAGAGCTGGAACAATCTCTGGAAGAAGTTGCGGAATACGTGCGTATGGCAGCGATGCTGTGCCACAGCGAATTCTCACAGGAAAAGCCAAACGCGGCTGAAATGCAAAAGCCAACCCTGCACTAA
- the zapA gene encoding cell division protein ZapA, which produces MSAQPVDIQIFGRSLRVNCPPEQQEALNQAAEDLNQRLQDLKVRTRVTNTEQLVFIAALNVCHELAQERLKTRDYASNMEQRIRMLQQTIEQALLEQGRITDRQGAQFE; this is translated from the coding sequence ATGTCTGCACAACCGGTAGATATTCAAATTTTTGGTCGTTCGTTAAGAGTTAATTGCCCGCCAGAACAACAAGAAGCGTTGAATCAGGCTGCAGAGGATCTTAATCAGCGGTTGCAAGATCTCAAAGTTCGCACTAGAGTCACCAATACGGAGCAACTGGTTTTCATCGCGGCATTAAACGTATGTCACGAACTGGCGCAAGAACGCTTGAAAACTCGCGATTATGCTTCCAATATGGAACAAAGAATTCGCATGTTGCAGCAGACCATCGAACAAGCTCTGCTGGAACAAGGTCGCATCACTGATCGTCAGGGTGCGCAGTTCGAATAA